CGTTCAGTTCCGGGAAATCGACCGCCACGTCGTCGAGATGCAGCGGGTCGCAATACTTCATCCGGGTCCCGCGGAACACCGACGACCCGATGTGGAAGAGGGCGGGGATCCCCAGGTCCTGCGCCGCCTGGTACAGCGGGTACATCCTCTGTTCGTTCGGGTAGTAGTGCTGGTACGAGGGATAGAGCTTCACCCCCCGGAACCCCTCGTCTTCCACCTTCCGCCGGAGCTCGCCTCCGAGGTCGGTGTACCGGTTCGGGCTGATATCGCAAAAGGGGATCAACCGTCGCCGTCCCCGGCAGAAGTCGCGCACCTGCTCGTTCGTGCACAGGCCCGTCGTGGCGTCGCTCAGCTCGGCCAGAACGCAGGCGTAGTCCACCCCCTCCGCCGCCAGCAGCTCCTCGAACGCCCCGGGGTCGTCGTACTTCCGGATGTACTCCTCGTACCCCTCGGGGTGCGTCTCCTTCATCCACTCCGTCACCGACGGATTGTGGAAGGCGTACACCCCCATGTGGACGTGGAAATCGATCCGCATCAGACGTATTGCCCGGCGTCGACCCGGATCACTTCGCCGGTGATCATGCGGGCCGCGTCGG
The DNA window shown above is from Deltaproteobacteria bacterium and carries:
- a CDS encoding amidohydrolase family protein; protein product: MRIDFHVHMGVYAFHNPSVTEWMKETHPEGYEEYIRKYDDPGAFEELLAAEGVDYACVLAELSDATTGLCTNEQVRDFCRGRRRLIPFCDISPNRYTDLGGELRRKVEDEGFRGVKLYPSYQHYYPNEQRMYPLYQAAQDLGIPALFHIGSSVFRGTRMKYCDPLHLDDVAVDFPELNVVMAHAGRGFWYDRAFFLAKLHANVYLEISGLPPSKLMTYFPELDRLTEKVIFGSDWPGMPRIRRNMDAIGKLPLSAEGVERILGGNAARLLRI